A region from the Aegilops tauschii subsp. strangulata cultivar AL8/78 chromosome 5, Aet v6.0, whole genome shotgun sequence genome encodes:
- the LOC109773884 gene encoding uncharacterized protein produces the protein MEFEMASQHGALLKVGLFVLVQALVYLILAQSSSVFSTTKTLGLPPARSLSARRMVALLSDLPLGGEPSPRAVSVEPSSPVPVHAHQKKD, from the coding sequence ATGGAGTTCGAGATGGCGAGCCAGCACGGGGCGCTGCTGAAGGTGGGGCTGTTCGTGCTGGTGCAGGCGCTGGTGTACCTCATCCTCGCCCAGTCCTCCTCCGTCTTCTCCACCACCAAGACCCTCGGCCTCCCGCCGGCGCGCTCCCTCAGCGCCCGCCGCATGGTCGCACTGCTCTCCGACCTGCCGCTCGGCGGCGAACCCTCGCCCCGCGCCGTCTCCGTGGAGCCGTCGTCGCCCGTGCCCGTGCACGCCCACCAGAAGAAGGATTAG